The genomic DNA atttcctttcttttggttatatatccagtagtggaaTTGAGGGCTCatattgtagttctatttttagttttttgaggaaacttcatactgttttccatagtggctgtactaacttacattcccacaaacagcgTATGAGtgttctcctttctccacatATTTGTCAGCGTTTGTTACTAccatctttttgataaaagccattttaactggggtgagatgatagctcagtgtgattttgatttgcatttccggtgattaataatgttgaatatttttttcatctgttggtCATTTGAaagtgtgcattttaaaattggattgtttttgaactccttatatattctgattaatcccttgtcagatggatagtttgcaaatattttctcccattctgtgggttgtgtcTTTgtggattgtttcttttgctgtgcaaaagctttttaatttaatgtaatcccatttgtctgtttttgcgttagttgcttgtgcttttgaggtcttatacAATAAGtctttgcccagaccagtgtcctggagcatttctccagtgttttcttccagtagtttcatagtttgagattttagatttaagtctttaatccattttgatttgacttttgtatatggtgaaagatacgggtctgatttcattcttctgcatacagttatccagtttccccagcaccatttattgatgaGATTGCCTTTTCCCTATTGTGTTGAAAATGAAGTAGCTGAAAATTTgtggatttatatttttttaactcagttccattggtctatatgtctttttatgccagtactatgctgttttggttactacggctttttagtaaattttgaagtcaggtaatatgatgcgtctggctttgttcttttcctaCTTTGGCAGtcgaagaatgtcattggtagtttgatagggattgcattgaatctgtaaattactttggatagTATTGTCATTTAATGATTTTAATGATCCCGAGCCATGAACATGAActattttttgtgtcttcttcaatttgttttgtcagtgtttttaaagtttttgattGTATTGATCTTTCATATCTCTGGCTAAATTGATTCGTCGGTATTTTATATTCTctatagctattgtaaatgagatggctttttttttttcatttgtagatTGTCCagtattggtgtatataattgctactgagttttgtatgttgattttgtatcctgcaacttgaCTGGATTAGTTTGTAAgtttaatagttttttggtggtgtctttaggtttttctaaatacagGATCACATAGTCTGCACAGAAGattaatttgacttcttcctttccaattcgccctttgtttctttctcctgtATAATTGctgaggccaggacttccagtactatgttgaataaaagtggtgaaaaatGAGCATTCTTGtattgttccagatcttagaggaaaggctttcagttcttCCTtgttcagtatgatgctggccgtgagtttatcttattattttgagatgtgtccCTTCCGTACCCAGTTgttttagggtttttatcatgaagggatgtggaattttatcaaaggctttttcagcatctattgaaatgatcatatggtttctgttcttggttctgttaatgtgatgaatcatgtttattcatttacatctgttgaatcatccttgtgtctctgggatgaatcccacttgatctttttaatatgttgttgtATTtagttcattgtggttttaacttagatttctctaatgacttacagtgttgagcattttttaatgtacttatttGCCCTCTCTATATCTTCCTTCTTCAGACATTTGTCCAATTTttattgaagttttcttttcgtTGAGTTTGGAgaaatctttatatattctggttataaatcccttatcagatagaagttttgtaaattttttcccCAGTTTGTGgcttctgtttttgtgttttcaatatTATCTAAGAGCttctaattttgatgaagtccagtttatcatttttcttttatggattgtgcttttgatATTATATCAAAGAAATCAATTCTGGGATTTCTTCTCCTAGGTGTTCTTTTAGAAGTTTCATAGTATTGGGTTTTACATTAGGTCCATGGTCCATtttcagttaacttttgtatatacatattggTAAATTTTTAGTGTCACTGTATTGCCTCTAGTTAACTCAGTCTTCATACCAGAAAttcatgagatttttaaaatgaatgcacACACCTAATTTAGGGAAGATAAACTTGCATAGTTCACTTGAATTACCAGATGATTTTAATATGCATTCTTGCAAAGGATATGTTCATAGTTTTTCAAATTTAATGCTGTGAAATTATGTTTATCTTGCCTGTTATGTATAGTTCAATATGTAATTGTTTAGAAGTTATTCTAATTGTCAAAATGTTCAAATAAACTGACATACAgtttaaattataatttgaaggcaaaagtaaatatttttcctttgagaaaagaaaatatgaagccAATTTAATATTCTGCAAACGTCAGTGATTAGTGGCCTACTTCTTTTTCCTCAAGACCTTTGTACTTGCTGTTTCCGTCAGCCTAGAACAACACTCTTTCCCCAGTTAACTGGATAGTTCATTGCCTCACTCCTTCAAGTTTTGTGCACATGTTACTCCTAGTGAGGCTTTCGCCACCCGTGCTATCTAAAATAGTAATCCCAGTAACCAGTAGTCCCAGTTCTACTTCCTGTTTTATCTTTCTTGTAGCACTTTATTTTCTGACatgaattttacatatttatccaTGTCCCCTACCAGAATATAAGGTCCCTGAGAACAGAGATTTTTGCTTTGTTCACTAATATATGCCTAGAAGCTAAAATTTTGCTAGTTTGTAGAAGATGTTCAACagatgttgaatgaataagttgATAAATGTATGAAGTTATACATATTTAACACAGGGTTAATTTTAAACCTCAGAGCTTCTCATAGGAACATACcagtcaaagaagaaaatattttgcaataaagTATTAATATGATTTAGTAAACATTTGCTATAGAAACTTTTATGTTTATTGGGGTTTTTTATTATTTGCAGGGTTCAGTTTGGCAAAGACTTGGTGCAGATGTCACAGCAGTTGAATTTTTAGGTCATGTAGGTGGAGTTGGAATTGATATGGAGATATCTAAAAACTTTCAACGCATCCTTCAGAAACAGgggtttaaatttaaattgaatacAAAGGTTACTGGTGCTACCAAGAAGTCAGATGGAAAAATTGATGTTTCGTAAGTATACATCATTTGTTTTTGATGTATCATCCCTGTCTATTTCTTTAAGCAAAATACTCAAGTTTCAAAATCAGATTAGGAAATACAGGGTATTTTCTAGCATAAGGTCATTATATTGCTTAATATAACTCAGTCGCTTATCAGATTATTGCCTTAGCACGTTGAAATTTATGATTAGGTTAATGCTATAGAAAGATTGATCCAATATTTTCATTGTTGTAATGTACCTTTCTAtagtattttcagaaaaatttaatttccCAATATTCAGTAAATTAAATCACCATGTTTACACAGATACATGGggaaatcaataataaaagatTGCTTACTATATGTCTGGCACTCTACTGATTAAATACTTTAATGGTATTTAACCtaataaattagtttttaaataaatacttaaatagtTAATAGTATTTAAATAGTTTAATTATTAACTTGCTTAATATCACACAGCTAGTGGGTGGCAGTCAGTACTTAAATGTGGATTTTTGTGACTCAAAGACCTATATTCTTAACTGCTGTTTTGTTAGTCTGTGATTTTTGTGAGATTTTATGATAGCTCTCTTTCATTATCTGACTCTTCGATTTACAGTCAAATAAACTTAATTGTTAAAAATGTCATCAATGCTTGAGAAATTTCTGATcttaaatttttatcaatttatGTAGGTGtgtatttaacatttatatactGTTTGTTATCTAGTATTGAAGCTGCTTCTGGTGGTAAAGCTGAAGTTATCACTTGTGATGTACTCTTAGTTTGCATTGGTCGACGACCCTTTACTAAGAATTTGGGACTAGAAGAGCTGGGAATTGAACTAGATCCCAGAGGTAGAATTCCAGTCAATACCAGATTCCAATCTAAAATTCCAAAGTAAGTTGGACAGTTGTCTGCgttttcagtaattttaaaattgatttcaaaCAGTGTTTCGAAAAGTAAGACTTGTATGCTTAAAATATGTCTTGGCTTTGGGGAAGAATAGTAAACTtacaaaatgtaaaatcaaaaaataattgaaGTTTTCCTCAAAGATGAGAAGGTGAATTCATAGATTTTTGAAGAGTTGCATTTGATTTATCTTTTGGTGACTTATTTACTGGAAACTTTTACTTTTGTTACCATGATGTAACTGaagataagtagctgtgatttcagaaattcattttgtttcttttgatttctgtGGTAGTATCTATGCTATTGGTGATGTAGTTGCTGGTCCAATGCTGGCTCACAAAGCAGAGGATGAAGGCATTATCTGTGTTGAAGGAATGGCTGGTGGTGCTGTGCACATTGACTACAATTGTGTGCCATCAGTGATTTATACACACCCTGAAGTTGCTTGGGTTGGCAAATCAGAAGAGCAGTTGAAAGAAGAGGTAACTCTGAACGTGGGTGGTTTTACCCTAGTGTGTGAGTTGTGCCAGTGACAATGGTGGTTGAGAAACAGCATCttattacattaatatatttcaCAGCTGTGAAATATCATTGTTTAGCTTATATGTTTTTCCCTTGTTAGCATTATAAAGAGATTGTTCACAGATTTTTCAGCAGTAATTGAGAGGAGGAGAAGTTGCCTGTATTAAAAAACTAGTAATTCCAAATCTTTTATATTTGGCTTTGAAATATAACCAGATGGACAGACATTTGTATTGGCTTGCATTTGTGCCCAAGATATAGTTCATTAACTATATCTTCATTAACAAGACCTTTGGGTCTTGTATGTACTTTGTGTACAGTTGCCTTCTTGGGATTTATTTCTGATCAAATGGTAGATGATTTTACAAATTGGAATGAACTCTTCCAGCACTTACGTAGattctttttttatgtctctCACAGGGTATTGAGTACAAAGTTGGGAAATTCCCATTTGCTGCTAACAGCAGAGCTAAGACAAATGCTGACACAGATGGCATGGTGAAGATCCTTGGGCAGAAATCGACCGACAGAGTACTGGGAGCACATATTCTTGGACCAGTGAGTATCGTAAAACCAGAGAAATCCATAAGATTTCTAGAAAGCATTGCTGTTTATTAATTGTAAACCACCTGTTGTTATTTGGAGGTTACTCATTTCCAGCAAAACTTTTGAATATGGCCTCTCTGTGTATCATTTCTAGAAGGATACCAGCAGCACTCTCACAGTCTTGCCCACTGTATCATCTGGTTTCTATACTGGAGccaagattctgtctttaaaatatacaccGGATTATGCCCCTAAAATCCTCCAGTGGTGCTTTTCAACTTCAGATTGTTACATACAGCGCCTCACTGAATCTGTTTGTGCCTACATTTCtgacctcttctctttctcctctcctttgctGATTAATTCTGTGTGACATGGACCTTCTCTCATTTTCACAAGAGGCCAAATGTTTGAATTTTAGGGCCTTTGTGCTTGAGGTACCCTCTGCTTAGACTGTTGTGGCTCCACATCTTTGAATTGCTGGCTCCTTATTGTTTAGGTCTCATCTCAAATGTTACCTCCTAAGGGAAACCTTTCCTACCACTGAGGCTAAAGTATGTTATCTTTCTTGTAGATATCTCCTGTATCTGATATAACAATAAGGAGAATAGAATATTTGAGTGCTCACTGTGTCACTTTAGtatacattttgttatttttacaacAGCTTTGTGAGATACATGCTGTTATTTTtgaggtgaagaaactgaaggaagCACACAGAACCAGTGAATGGGTAAAGTAGTAAATGGTAGATACGAATCGAAAACCATTTGGCTCCAAAGCCCAGGTTCTTCTGTGTCaccttttctgttgttttttctgACTTTCTTTCAGCTGATACAGAAACAGATTTAAGGCGATTTTCAGATCTAAAAGCTTCCTCTCTTAACCATTGCTATCCTATTAGCATGTAGTTTTTGTCATGGAAGCAAATTTACTTGGCTTGTTATTTTAAAGGGTGCTGGAGAAATGGTAAATGAAGCTGCTCTTGCTTTGGAATATGGAGCATCCTGTGAAGATATAGCTAGAGTCTGTCATGCACATCCGGTAATTATTAACAACATAAAGAATTGATGGTTGCCTGAATTTTCTTCTAACCCACAAATACTTGgtttttaattctaaatttcttCCCTTGCAGACCTTATCAGAAGCTTTTAGAGAAGCAAATCTTGCTGCGTCATTTGGCAAATCAATCAACTTTTGAATTagaagattatatatattttttctgaaattttctgggAGCTTTTGTAGAAGTCACATTCCTGGACAGGATATGCACACAGCTCCAAGAATTTCTAGGACTGAATTATGAAACTTTTGGAAGGTATTTAATAGGTTTGGACAGATGGAATACTcatatctatattttacatatatttagtattttgtttCAGTGCACTCATATGTAAGACAAAAAGCTACTTACTGTACCTGGAATATCTCCGTCAACTCCTATTTTCATGCTGTTCATGAAAGATTCAATGCCACTGAatttaagtagtttttttttctctgatatagAAAAGTTGAATTTTACACAGATGGAGCTAGAATTTGATCTTTGAACAGTTGTGTTTGAAGCAAAGTGatcaagatatttttaatttggttttcatATTGGAAACAAGTCAGTCATTCAAACAAGATTCAGCTGTCTATAAACCAAATAATGTAAGTCAAAAAGGGTCTCTCACTTATTTAACCCCTAAATTCTTGCAGTTAAGGGGTAGAATTTATGTGTTTAAGAGGTTTTTAAGATTCCATTGTTGTCTATAACTCTGAAGGGTAATTATATAGTTACCCAAATTAAGAGAGTCTATTTACAGGACTCAAATATTACGTGTGGATTCAAATGTATTACAATGGGGAATGAAGATACTGAAATAAACgtcttaaatattcatttattggtTGTTATGAGTACGTGTTGAGATggttgtagtttttttttctttttatgactacCTCTAGTGTATGTTCTTATTTCTTTTGTAGGCCTGaatgtatctttattttcatgttatGTGACAATATTAAGGTATTTTAAAGTCATTGTCCTTTCATCTATTTTAGAGACACCTAGTAAATGTTTAACATATGCTTTTGGAGAAGTACAACATAAGGGAGTCTTTAATCTGTTTTCCTTGGCTGGGTAAATGACTTTATTTAAAGAGTATTATAAAGTTGCGTCTATGGTGTTTAAAATGGCCATGTCCTGTGAAACTTAAGTAACAGAGTACTAAATGCTAAGTAGGCTTTTGCATATTATAACTAAATTTAAGAATGATATTCATTAAGTAGTTCTGAAATTTAGTATAGATAGCATAGATTGTCTAATGCTCATTATGAGTGGCGTATAGTAAACACCCTGGATTCTGTTACATACTTCTGAAGAAAATTGATTGTTGTCTTAGTAGGCAGTTAATTTGGCTGAACACCACCTCCAAACCCTGTAGGTGGTAGCAGCTGAAATCTCTTCTCAGTTGTTTTAGATTTACCTATGCTGCTGGAAGTCTTTCCGATGcaagtgtatagttcagtagtCAACCAGAGGTTGGGCAGAAGAAAGTCTGCCCCTTCTTTTCCCTCTTATTTTTCTGGGGTTTTCCCCTTTATGTTCCAGCTGTTGTGGTCGCCCCATATTCTGTCCTCTGATCCTTATCCAATAAAACTTGGCTTTTGTTTCCCCCTCAAGTCAAAACCTATTAAAAATGAGACTTTGAGCCAGTGCTGTTCACTTTTTAAGTGCCAGCTCCTCTCTGCTTTTCACCTGTTTATAGTTGTTTTCCAGTGCCTTTACagttttttctaaaatgtgttttgttCAGAGTTTGCAGTTGCTGTCAGCAGGAGGGTTGGTCCGATATGTGCTACTTCGCCATTACTGGAAGTGAACgctgcatctttttaaaaatctgaaatcccaGTATCGTGTCAAGTGCTAGTTTATTTAAATCTCAACATGTCTCTTACTCAGGGAAAAATAAGTTTCTAGTTAGGGAGTAGTGAAATATAATTTAACATGGAATCCTAGCTCTAGGGACACAAAATAGTTAAATCCATATTTAAGTGTTTACATTCAATATGAGAATGAAATATATTTGGGTGGGGAATGAAGTCCTAAgaataaaacaagttttaaatgtttacttaCTGTTGTCTACTAAGCTCTCAATATTTTCGTGGCTTGTGAAGGCAGATTATCCACTTCATTGAACTGATTAAAATTAGTAATTTCAACTGGCATGgagcagtggcttactcctgtaatcccagcagtttggaaggctaaggtaggtggatcacttgaggtcaggagtttgagaccagtcttgccaatatggtaaaaccctgcttctactaaaaatataaaaattagcctggtgtgatggtaggtgcctgtaatcccaactactcatgaggctgagacaggagaatcacttgaaccctggaggcttaGGTTgccgtaagccaagatcacaccactgcactccagcctgggggacaagagcgaaac from Callithrix jacchus isolate 240 chromosome 11, calJac240_pri, whole genome shotgun sequence includes the following:
- the DLD gene encoding dihydrolipoyl dehydrogenase, mitochondrial is translated as MQSWSRVYCSLAKRGHFSRVSHGLQGLSAVPLRTYADQPIDADVTVIGSGPGGYVAAIKAAQLGFKTVCVEKNETLGGTCLNVGCIPSKALLNNSHYYHMAHGKDFASRGIEMSEVRLNLDKMMEQKSTAVKALTGGIAHLFKQNKVVHVNGYGKITGKNQVTATKADGSTQVIDTKNILIATGSEVTPFPGITIDEDTIVSSTGALSLKKVPEKMVVIGAGVIGVELGSVWQRLGADVTAVEFLGHVGGVGIDMEISKNFQRILQKQGFKFKLNTKVTGATKKSDGKIDVSIEAASGGKAEVITCDVLLVCIGRRPFTKNLGLEELGIELDPRGRIPVNTRFQSKIPNIYAIGDVVAGPMLAHKAEDEGIICVEGMAGGAVHIDYNCVPSVIYTHPEVAWVGKSEEQLKEEGIEYKVGKFPFAANSRAKTNADTDGMVKILGQKSTDRVLGAHILGPGAGEMVNEAALALEYGASCEDIARVCHAHPTLSEAFREANLAASFGKSINF